cggCAAATCACTGGACTCTTCAAACCCCATAAGAAGTACACGAAAATGGCAATTTACCATCGATTATATGTTTTCAAACCCAAGATAGGTGGATGTACTACACATTGATCATATACAACGATTTTCGATCATCAACTATGTAGataaaaaaagtagaaaaaggaTTACGAACAAATTGAACAGTatcaaagttaattttaagtaaatttgaatGCTAACGTTCCTTTTTAGTTGAATCAATGGGGCAAACATCATTAACTATTGCGCGCCACTTATGCTTATGTTCTCAACACtgtgaaatttaatgtttattgcaaGGTTGGTAGTCaacctttatttaaaactgtcatCGGATATACTGTTCAATATATTAAGTGAGTTTATTCTTAGATTTGTAACTAAAATACAAGAATACAAAGTTTTCAGTTAGCAGTTATTTAAACATGTAGGCTGTAACCTGAAAATTCCAATTTTTCAATAAGCTTATTTCAAGTACTGAGAATTGTTTTACTCGAGGTTAAAATAAACGCTGTGAATAAGCACGCGGCaaggtaagtttaattatttattattaatcatcTCGCATTTGGTTTTAGGGTTTACTCATTTGATAATTTGTATTGTAGTTTCGTAACGGAATGCCGGATAAGTCTTGTATACGTAAATATGAAGACATAAATATCAAGGCGGGAATACAACACGTTACATTTGCGTGTAGGAAATTTCATCCAATTCGTGCGTTTAATTAATATCTCATAGAAAGAAATATGCCTAAATAccagttaaaacaaaattaatgttctgATAAGTTTTGTAGTGAGAGATTAGCTATAATATGTTATccggaaaaaaataatttggactatacatttaaattattcatcaGTACTATTTTTAGAAAGCTAGTTGTGACATTTCCATTCTTAAATCCGATTATGAACTTTAAGGAAATagaatatatcttttttatatcCAATCTTTTCTATCgaatattactattttactaaTCCTATTCACATATTCAGACCATtacgaatgttgaatttagttcaTTTCACCTTCCGTTAAATACATGTCACTGTCAAAGACTTTGACCCCTGGAATTTAGAGTCCACGACCGTCTAAAGAAATCCATAAAAGTCGGcaacaaataagtttaaaaaagaacTCTTTGAATCGTTTCGTCATTAGAGACGCCTAGACTGTAAATGAGATCATCCAGTGTAATCCAGAAgaataggtattctcattatttatttatttatttatttatttatttaacggaaaCCCATTACATGCAACTACATAACAATAAGCAATCaaagtttgaagaaaaaaaaattatataattatctcATCAATTGCACAatttgagtgcactacgatgttttagacaagaTTCCTACTTAGGTAGGATGGAGTAACCGaatattctacacataacgttataaatatcataacgttataacctgcaattatcattaattgttttttagtaAAGTCTGAATCCCGACTTAAATAATGAGATTTATAAagaagtatttttgtatttagaaaagTTGGTAGATATTACTGAACCAATGAGTTACAAACAGCTGCGCAATAGGGCTAATACTCAAGAAAAGTTTATTCAACTATTCTGACCaacatagttaaatttaaattaaattagcggaaaatcattaaatatgctatgttatgatttaatttttataattaaataaacagggCATgcagaaagaaataataaatagaaaaactcGTGCCATAAGCACTATCGTAGATAGCCGTGTTCTTAAAAGAATACAATATGGAAAAAGATCAAACTATTACAACCATCCTCCAAAATTGGTGAAATAATGGTTACACTTTATTTTAAGTTcctttacatttcaaattcatGGCCTATTATACGTAAacatgattaaaaaatgtattactccTGTTAGTGTTAACgaatatgttttaagaaaatttatactttataacacGACCAGTAGAAATTACTTAAGTCATGGAACAGTTGAACCCctaaacataacctaacctaacctaaaatctaaatttagtgAGCTGAGAAAACTATCACCAATTTAGCCAGGTCAGCCAATTAGGGCCAGGAAGATCCCACGATTGCCGAATCTGTGTGGGAATCGATGGTTCCTGGGGTCATTGAATAGCCCGACCATTGCCGTGATTGAGAGAACCCTAATCGGCGGCTCTTGTTGGTAAAATGTGCGCTTTACCGACGACTCAGCCCGTATAATCGCGCAGTGCCTAGGTCACGCACGACCTGTAACCCGACACTAACCCCACAGTACCCAGGCATTTCTTCCAATCAAATGTCCGTTTACTTATCTTTATAGCGTCCgtaatgttgtatttgtaaactaTACGTATTTGAGTCTACGTCCAATATGTATAAGCTTCATTTTCCAAGGCAATAATTATCTGATTTATTTGAGTGGTCGTATATTGGTTGCTTTTTCTCTTGAACAAGTGGAGATTTAAATTCCAAACACCTTCTATCCAATTATAATCTTCTAATCTATGATGTTCTAAAGATTAActgtacccagcagggatcacttctggctggtttataccttccacttgatgaacccaccactgggcacagcaaaaaccgatgtgtcatttaaatctgggcaaccttatggatgtccaggagcggcacatcactaaccgcaaatgtcgatattctggggttcatggacaaaattcgataggtctagtctactgtgggaggtgactgttggagttggtggggtttgttccctaacctcagaggttcttgctaacctcgacaagggtgtgccaccccctgcctactttggcTTGACAGGCTAATTCAGAGCTGatctccccttcttccggggagacatgactttgagatgtagtaccctgattcttcctcgtggatctcgataggaggtgacCCGTACTCCCTAAcctttacccatcctgaatatactgtcactccggaagcagcgcaaaggttcttacaggactaagtgcaatttataagcttcttgtcctaagataataaaaaaattaactataacatttttcaaattcgaaagggtttaaacattttttacgatGGAGGGTTATATAAAAACTTAGTTGCTTTGTATATCAATCTTCATTTGTGGAACacaaaaaaataagaattgcaatCAAATAGCCTGTACCTCCTTGTTTTGCAAAcagtttattctatttattaacgAAGTTATTTCAAACTCATTATTTGTGTTCTCAGTCTTAAATCAGTCATGGGAAACAACGTATGGGTTTTTGTCAAAGTCTGGCTTTACATTTCACTGAAGCAAAGAAGTGAATGTTTTGTAGGTTTAGTTAAAAACGGAGGAATTTCTCACATTGTCCAGGCCCGCGAGATGAGTTCAGACCCCAGTGAAACAGAGCACAGCCTCCCGTCATCATTACTACATTAGACGGGCTCGTCTAGCCCGGTCATCTTGCTTTCTACACTTTCCCCGACACTATCTGTCGTGCTTTGCTTCTTATATTTGGTAGTCAGTCTGATACTGATATTAGAACGGGTTTCCTTCATTCCACGTTTCAGTATGACTTGTGCTATTCATTGTGGAAACATCTTAGTGAGCGGATTCCTAGTATGGTATGTGAGATATGTGCTTACTGTATAAGATAAGTGTACATCTACAAATTTAACATAGTAGctaacaaatctatatatatatatctctatatatatatatatatatatatatatatatatatagatatatatatatatatataaatgaatgtttgtatgtatgtcctttatagaatcgtaaactatttgaccgatcattatgaaaatgtgtatgtatatgtatttttcgacggagaaggtttatatgctatgcctattgatgtatctcgccaccaggcggcactgcaaaagttaaaagtttttaaagcgcctgtacactataaactgcgattacgagacagttGAGTATATTCAATAacgaaaaactatttgaaggcgctaagctttgatgtatatttgtcttcaaaatacatttctgcttgaacttaaagcttgagtgttagaccactttataataaagtacatgtacgtagacaatggctataaacatacacttttgacagattttcttgatcatggcatcaatacaaactctacatcgtcgttggaaatacaattcacttgaaccagaagtgcacatacacgggcaaagcttacgaaaagcgtgcgaagccgcgggaaacagctagtcttttataaaacttacatGAAAGCACAATTATTACTTAGAATTCTATTCTgtagcagttaaaatattaatttaatcgttcttaaaaatctatataaatagtACGTAATTGAATTATAACCCGCATAACATTTCGGACTAGAGATCCAGGTATAAGTTTAGTTAACAATTTCAGTAtaacattttcattcaattaGTATAATGACCTTTTATGAATAGGATATAAAATAGATTTCTCATTATATCCACAACAATAAGACTATAATGATCTTAAGAACAGGGTATGCCAAACTAACTTACATGTAGCCCTCGTGATTGTCTATAAACAATTTCatctaataaattaattgaaattagtaacgaattaattaattaaatatctaatgGCTTTTATACCAAATGTGAGTGTATTTGGTCTCTTCCTTATGAGCTCCACCCACCATTATTATACGAGTAGTGGCTATGGAACTACTTTCCTTTCTACATCAGAGACTCTTAATCAGTTTACTTGTGATCTTACTGATAAGATAACAACTACAAGCTGGACGTCAGTGCGCCACTTCATAAAATCAACCTTTGTTGTTATTTGAAGATGgtcaataaatgttatttgaataTGTCAAAATCAGCACGTCACACTTGTACAGTGCCAAATCactttttaaagcaaattatttactatattgtgATTTTAGACTTGACCTAAAGTTAAGTATTATGAATGAAAAGTTAATGCCTTATAgggaattaaaacatttatttgttcgTTCTTAGAAGTATGTGTAAATAATACGAAATTGAATTATAAACCGCATCAAATTTTGGATCAGAGATCCAGGTAcaagtttacttaaaaatttcagttttatttaattacaattactatagtAATTTTACTCCCCagtgtaaatatagtttaaagttgATTTCTCAACTGCttcggtttatttttaaaactaatattttagcaatacattcctaatgttatttatgtcagcttttatactaataaacatGTATCAACCAATAAACTTATAAtcataacatgttattttattaattatttaatattaataattgggtTCATACTGTatgaagtaatataaaatgtgCGTCTGTGATGCGTACGAATAgcctactatttttttttattccttacaCATCAACAACTTTAAAAGGCCTGGAAAAAAAGAAACCCTCCTTCGTAAACCTGAACAAGCGTACTTAATCTAACTATAGACGTAACACCCAACTTGATTTTCttgattaaaatttagtaaacgaTGTTCAGTTCATCGCTATCCTAGATCACACATTGTTTTAtccgtaaataaaaatatcaaacaagttatatttaatttctgaatagaCAATCGGCTTGACAAAGTGACACCTTACACAGCACTTAATAACTGAAGGTTTGGTGGGttagaaaaattatacaattactgATGCGAGTAGTGATGGAATATTTTAATCTACTTCAGCTGAATAATTTAATGACGAATTAAGAACAGATTgagtatataaaaagaaaacactttttattattgtgaatGTTAAATATAACCCTAATTCACCTTCGtgttaatgcagcgtctggaatctgacgctgtcagagacttgactcttggaattgTTAGTCATGATCGTCTGAAAAGATACaaaaaagaagctcaaaattaactcttttcGACATCAGTGACActtgactacaaaatatagtgtaatctaggtggaggttttctcattgtctcatcaggcactaagaggaaggtgaactggaactgaactcaacattcacattgaatcaacccttgcCACCATAGctaagctatatatatattattaataacaaagaTTTTTCACTTCTCGTATTGAAAATCTGTCTTTAAATTAGTGTTTTCTGTGTGCTAATAAAATGTTACGACAACCAAATTACTGAAGGCTATTACAAGAACACTCAAATTTTATATCGTGAAGTGTACAAAATTGATATCAAGCtagtttatgtaaattataacagGCGCCTGCGGGCGCAGAGCAGCAGAAGGTGGACGATCCCATAAACAATAACATGTTATAGTCGATAATTGCTAACTGTTATAGTGTTAGATTTAGCCTAGGATATACgtgttagtaaaatattaactcCCCAAATTgctaataaagttttaattccgTTTCAGATTTCCCAGAATGGTGAGTCCGAGAAGGACCGGTTTACAAACAGGCTAACAGACGATGATTGGTGAGTTAAGTTTAATGAGCtatttactaaagtaaatttACCGTAATCATGATAGAACTTATACTTATAAGTCCAGCCGCCAAAGTACTTGTGTTGATTTGACATCGTTACTGTTATTGTTACTGGCTTGAAATCTTCATCAATAGGTTGGTTAATAAAATACCGAAAGCATACGCATTTCAGCGCTTGAAAATTAATATGGCGACAAATCAAACAACAGTTATCACACTGACATCTGAGACAAGATGAAATTTCAACAGCTCACTTTTGTGTGACATAATTGCTTACTAATCGTACTCTTTCTGAACTGTACTTAGAAAGTCAATTTGGTAATTACAACTCTAGTGTCATTCTGCATTGAACATTATAAACTTGGatatttattaatcatatattGACATTTTAAACTATCAATATTTAGTAATAGTTAAACTGACAGACGCATCTTGAGAAACAAAGGATTCTAactttgataattagtaaatgaaactatattttcacataaaattagTTATTCAATATTCAACTTTACAATGATAATGACAGGAGACACTTCAGCGGTTACCGTTGACTAAATTTCTCCTTTTCCATAAAATGATTTCTTTTCCTACTTAACActacattgtaattatttaataacgtaTGAATTTGTAAGATAACATGTAAAAGGTAGGATATTCATAAATGATTTCCTGCTTACTAGGAGGGTCATTCAGTGTAACGAGACAAATTACTACTGCTGAAAGACGGTTTGTTCAGCCAGTGCAAAACTTTGGTTGCTTTTTAACATAGTTCCCAGCAACACATTTATAATTGTTCTCTTCTAATTTGTAAATGCCCTTGGCATAAAATCCTTTGGTGATATCGAATTCACCCAATTTTGCACCTGATTTTTGACCTCTTTATTGGATCGAAAATGTTTCTCTCGTGACCCTATTTTAGGGGTCCAAACAGATGGAAAATCGCACTCCAGCTGTTGAAATTTCTCTCGTCAGCTGAGTTGTATGTGGACAGCCGTTGTAATGAAGCAAAATCACGTCTTCAGTCAAGAGCCCGCGGTGTTTCTCCCGAATGGCAGGTCTTATCTTGTTTTCTAGCATGTCACTGTAGTACTGGCAGTCGAAACTTATTTGGACTTCACGAAAGTCTCAGTTTGTGGCTCCTGAAAATTTTAGATTACTGTAAGCATGACCTTACCGGCAGATGGCGGGGTCCTGAAATTTTACGAGTGGAAGAAGTCGTATACTTCCTCTCAAGGCTTTGTCGTTTCGACTCTGGCTCCATAGTAGAAGATACATGTTtcatcaaacattaaaaactttttttaaaccttctTCTTTAGGCGAATATCGATGTTTCAACTGTTAACTGATTTGAAGTCTGGTTTCTTTGTAGCATCCGTGAGTTGTCTGGACACCCATCTCGCACAGGTTTTCTTGTACTGCATCttgttgtgtatagttttatgGACGGTTCCAACACTCgcgtttatttttacatttatcaatTCAGCATTGAACTGATAAATGTGTGCCTATTGTCTTGAATTAACGGTTAATCCGAGATTAGAGAGAGGAAATCCCAACTTAACCGATCGTGATTGCGTTGCTCGTCAGAAATTTTGTACGGCCACTTTGAGTGTTCTACCCATTTGTAAACGTCCGATCCATTCAAACAATTGTCTCCGTACAGTTTTAACATTCGTTCGTGGATTTTACAACCTTTCTGACCTTCCGAGActaaaactatgatcatggcacgTTGCTCTCCGACGGTGCAATTCTTGATCGGACTCGCCATTGTTATCTGAGTAAATTTGAAggtatgtttacaaaatatgactGAACAGCTGATCAGATGTCAATGCAAGGTTACCAACTTAATGTACTGATACTTTAATATGGATCGATTCAATCGTTTTTAGCAGTATCAAATTTGTCTCTGCTTATTAAATATCCCTcgtagaataaaatatttgtttgactacaaatattttaaaattatttacatacaattatgAAATTTCCGTATATGatgttatgtttttgtattttattggtcCTCAACACGTAACACTGTAAGAGGTATATAATCGTTTTGGTTATTTTACTGCTCGAAGAGAAAGTAGAGCTGAAAGCTGGGCGGGATTTTATGTCCCTTGACGCCTGGAAAGTAAAAGTACACAACAAAGGAAAGGGAGGATGAAGCAGTCATATATGGAATGTTTTCGTAACCGTAGCTCAGCCCCAACTGCAGTCAAGGACCTGAGAGCAACAAAACATCACGTCGTAAATACCTCTCTCTATCTCTACCTCTCTCACTCTCTGTTATCTGTCAGTTGCTCCCGTTACTCACAACAGGTTCCAATACTCGACTTTACGACTTCTCTCCTCCGACTCTCACCGGTCGATCCGAAAACTTAACCAACGCCAACGCGAGAAAGCGACGACAAGCTGAGCAATGGTCGTGAGGGAGTTTGTCCAGCAGATCCACTAACGCCTCAATACCAGCTTTCAAGGTCTTCTAAAACTGATTTCTACAGAAAAGTTACTTTAAAGGAACAATCTGAACATTCTGTATATTAGAATCGTTCTTTGAAGGATGCCCAGTGTAGACGCGAGGCAGTTGAGTATGTcaatctataaattaataattgctaTATATTAATCTAGAATGGTATTAAATAGTTTCTTCCAAAACATTTGTAACGAATACATTTTTGTAGTGTTTCCCTCACAAGTGTTGTTAATAAGCTAAGGTACACAACTCGACTCTACTTATTAGCAGCGCCGTATATAGAAATCACgtagaaaatgaattaataaagaGATACTTAGTTATTATACTGACTCATTTTTAGTATTTCGCCTGATTTCTTCAGATGTGAAGAGCGTATCCTCATGTTTCCTTGAAATTACGGGGAAACTGACCTAGTCAAGGTTTAGTGATTACCCTTTACCAGCCATTACGAAACGTTCGCAAGACCGCCTTAGAAAATCCCGGTCGAATTCTTTGGGCCTGCATTGATGAGGGCAGTACAACCTGTGTCCCACATATTTTAACAGACACGAGATATGTATACGACAACTCATTTTGAGTGTTTCCATATGCGTTGGAACAATATTGAAAAGTGTAcctattaattttgattttggtgtCTGCAATGGAAACAAAATGGCGTTTGCCGACAGCAATGCGTAGTTTAAACGGATGAGAAGCATAGTTTATTGATTCACGTTATTCCACATTATACGATTGAAGAAATGCAAAGTTGCATGTTTCATTCAGCAGGATGGGACGGCTCCACACtacgattaaaataaaaaaagttagttgGTCGTTGGGTTTGAAGAGTAAACAAAGTTATGGACTAGTCACCTATACTTAGTTTGTGACTTTTATATGGGGTtatctaaaacaaaaagtttattcCCGCAATAaagaaaccaataaaaatataaaatgactaCTCGAAGAAGAAATGCCTAATATCTTAAGGGAATTCTTTTAGAACGTTGCTCCTAACAGAAGACGTATTTCAGTTGGAATAAATTCTTTTTGCGGGGCAAGAAGCGTGTTTCACCCAAAAAGTTTCATAAGCCGTTACTTTATAGtagttaaatgaaaaatacaattcttaTTACAATCTCTAATAGATTCATGTCTAACAGTAATTTTATCGCTATTGCTTGCTGCCGAATTAATTATCAATTGCTGTCGGCAACCATCAAtttgtttttcaagttttaataaaCGTGAAAAGTTGTAGGTACACTTTTGGATATGTTTTCTAATTGTGTGAAAATATGTGTAGTAATTGGTGTACGTACACTCATCTGCTGactgttaaaaatgttaatacgtAAGtgtgatattattatataatcagTCGAGACCTAAAACCCAATGTTTCTAAAACTTTCGAGCTTTGATCTCACTTGCTCTTTTGTGGCGTTGCAATTGCTTACTCATTTTCTCTTACTGGACACATTTCTGGAAAATACTTTTTGTCGTTATTTTCACTTAACTTTCGAAAAAACGAAACCGACTTGGATTTTGTCAGTTGAAATGGCATTGCGGTGAAAAGTAGGTGGCAGCGGCAGTATCTGCTAATAGCCTGACACACGGCTCGCAAACGCATGCTACCTTAATTTCAGGTGCAAAGGTGTAATCACACAAAATGTGTGTGAATTGAAACTCCAATTATTTTACTCTCGCTTATCCAATGCTGTTGAGCAAGGCATCCAATctgaatttctaaaaattattaattatttgtttggcaaataaaatacattaatgtaatcccttaaattttttaaagagaaaattcgtCTACAAACTAGTTTATTTGTTTGTTCCTTAgcttcatttttaaacatttattaaaataaattgcgaattaaataaaacaattttaaataggaaattaGGAAGGAtcctatttttgtatttaatgtatcgTGCTTTTTTAGATGGCTGAGGGTGCTGTGCTGCTTGTAGCCGCCGTGTTCGTGCTTCACGGCGCACACTCTAGGTATGAGATAATTgtgtaaaatagttaatatatagtGTACATCCTTAATTCctggaataatataattttgagttttataaatcgattaaattttattcaatttttaatatattttaaaatgtaattacattattcCGAAAACTAAGTTCTATGTTATCTTTATTATTACTTAGTAACGTAGACTATCACGAaaacttaataatacaatatattcaattcacatgtttaaattataaaattgtttactctTACTATTACAAGAGACTAAGTTGTTATGTTTTGAAAGAAGTGAGATGTTTTTAAACCAGATACCACTGTATGACATAGTTGAAATTTGTTTGTAGAcaaacgtattttaaaaatataatattgtagtttCAAGGTTAACATATAAAGTTAAGTCTTTTCCTATGAATATGATGCTGAAACAAGTTTTCTTTTCAGTGTACCTCCAAAATTCATAAAGGCTTCTTATGGAGTCCAGAAGGCGTTGTACGCCAGGAACTACGGGTACTCCTTGGTGCCCATACCTGCGCACATCCAAGTGCAGGCGCATCCACCGAAGACGTTGCCCATAATCGGGGATCATCCTGTTCTGTCCGCCAGACAGGGACGGGCCTACAGGTACTACAAGCCGCGGAGCAGGTCACGGCGAAGGAAGCGTCCTCCGACTAAGCGCAGAAGGCCGTCAGGGTACGGCTTGCCGGTGTATGCCACAAAGTACAAAAACTACGTACCTTCCAGGAGACCACCCTACAGCAGGTACAAGAGGAAGAGAAGGCCCTACAGAGGACCTCCCGGTCCTCCAAGGAGGCCACCTCCACCTATCAGAGAAGTCCACCACGAATTTGACGAGTACGAGCAAGAGATACCCGATGATTACGATGAATACGATACGCGAGAAAATGATTACAACTATTTTGACGTTCCACCGAAAAGGCTACCCTTGGAGTACGACAAGGAGTTCTTGAATCGTCACGCTGATTTATACAACGGTGGTTACAACCCCGGCCCTCCTCGGATCAGGCCGAAGGATGTGGTCGGTCAATACACGGACCAAGTCAGAACTCGGATCCGATACCAGACGAATACCGAAGATCACTTGGAGCAACCGGAGAAATCTGGTGAAGAATCTCAAGAGAGTCTGTGGCCCGGAGAAGTGACAAGTGTACATAGTCATGAGGATCCCTGGCACGATTCTTCCAACGTTCACGCGCAGAGCTCCTGGCACGAGGAGGTGCACAATCCTTCCAATCAGTGGCACGAGCATGCTAAACCCAACCAACAATCTTCTCACGAATGGTCTAGCCACTCTAGGCCCCCACGACTAGACAACCAGTGGCAGGTCTACCACGGACCGCAAGTTTCCCATCAGTCGTACCAACCTCAACAACACCACCAGCAACACTTCAACTGGCCGCCGAGACCCACTAGGGCTCAAGAGCTCCGCAGCTGGACGACCTCCCTGCGACCCAAACCTCTTTCGGCCGCCGTGGCCGCCCCGTCCAGACCCGTGATCCCGAGGGAACAGGAGTCCCGCCCCGTCTACAATTGGGATCCAACATCAAATAGTTATCAAC
The Homalodisca vitripennis isolate AUS2020 chromosome 1, UT_GWSS_2.1, whole genome shotgun sequence DNA segment above includes these coding regions:
- the LOC124359093 gene encoding uncharacterized protein LOC124359093; translated protein: MAEGAVLLVAAVFVLHGAHSSVPPKFIKASYGVQKALYARNYGYSLVPIPAHIQVQAHPPKTLPIIGDHPVLSARQGRAYRYYKPRSRSRRRKRPPTKRRRPSGYGLPVYATKYKNYVPSRRPPYSRYKRKRRPYRGPPGPPRRPPPPIREVHHEFDEYEQEIPDDYDEYDTRENDYNYFDVPPKRLPLEYDKEFLNRHADLYNGGYNPGPPRIRPKDVVGQYTDQVRTRIRYQTNTEDHLEQPEKSGEESQESLWPGEVTSVHSHEDPWHDSSNVHAQSSWHEEVHNPSNQWHEHAKPNQQSSHEWSSHSRPPRLDNQWQVYHGPQVSHQSYQPQQHHQQHFNWPPRPTRAQELRSWTTSLRPKPLSAAVAAPSRPVIPREQESRPVYNWDPTSNSYQLVEHNDNRPRYQAHYSEADFNYLQRSSSDHVDRKAAETHRSNRAFSEPDIGFGEGLEVVDDNVAGWKVKK